In Chryseobacterium gleum, a single genomic region encodes these proteins:
- the mreC gene encoding rod shape-determining protein MreC — protein MGFLLRLFSKNTLFVFFIFLQIIALVLIFSRNAMQRSWIAGQTAAFNSWVSGYIDEGVSYLKLKQINEDLVAQNKALMTELYGKDGSKNPVFKRVHDTIGGGQIYTFVDGEIVFNSINRRNNYFTINRGRRDGVFPQMGVMAPRGIAGIVINSTDSYALVQSVLSVNKIRINAALKNSGYFGTLTWNGDNSRVMHLADIPKYVALKIGDTVVTDGKSAIFPKGVTIGTIAGYSVDNKTGFWDISVELSEKMGALNKVYVVKNLKKAEVQKIQDTMQAVIKKEND, from the coding sequence ATGGGATTTTTGCTGAGATTATTTTCGAAGAATACTCTTTTCGTCTTCTTTATATTCCTGCAAATTATTGCTCTGGTTTTGATATTCTCAAGAAATGCCATGCAGAGATCCTGGATTGCGGGCCAGACGGCAGCGTTCAATTCATGGGTTTCCGGATATATTGATGAAGGAGTTTCTTATCTGAAGCTAAAACAGATCAATGAAGATCTTGTGGCTCAGAATAAAGCCCTTATGACTGAACTCTACGGAAAAGACGGTTCAAAGAATCCTGTTTTTAAAAGAGTTCATGATACCATTGGTGGTGGGCAGATTTATACTTTCGTTGATGGAGAAATTGTTTTCAACAGTATCAACAGAAGAAATAACTATTTTACAATCAACCGCGGACGAAGAGACGGAGTCTTTCCTCAAATGGGAGTGATGGCGCCGAGAGGAATCGCAGGAATTGTAATCAATTCTACAGACAGTTATGCATTAGTTCAATCCGTGTTAAGCGTAAACAAGATCAGGATTAATGCAGCGCTTAAAAATTCAGGATATTTTGGTACTTTAACATGGAACGGAGATAACTCAAGGGTAATGCACCTGGCAGATATTCCGAAATATGTTGCATTAAAGATAGGAGATACCGTTGTTACAGATGGTAAGTCTGCTATTTTCCCTAAAGGAGTAACCATCGGTACCATTGCAGGATATTCTGTGGATAACAAAACCGGCTTCTGGGATATTTCCGTGGAGCTGAGTGAAAAAATGGGAGCGTTGAATAAAGTGTATGTAGTGAAGAATCTTAAGAAAGCAGAAGTGCAGAAGATTCAGGACACTATGCAGGCTGTAATAAAAAAAGAAAATGATTAG
- a CDS encoding peptidoglycan D,D-transpeptidase FtsI family protein → MNTRYLKIFSILVTIALIFVARLAYLQLFTDRYALNAANTSIKTEYVIPQRGVIFDRNGKIMVGNQPAYEISFTQALMKPDFDTLAFCSLMKITKQDFINRINVIKKEKYYSKLTPMTFIKDLSREDIARVQEIIFKYPAFNIVSRPQRQYEVSTSGNLLGYTSEVNERDIKKDSTYYLPGDFIGKTGVEKSYEKELRGVKGVKYIQKDIRLRNIGSYKNGALDKDVITGKDITLTIDYDLQRTAEEMLVNKHGAIVALDPNNGEVLVSATGPDIDPNLFTGPNKSKNLYALSKDTLYENKPTFDRALQAGYPPGSTFKLLTALAAMQMGVMDEKTIFPCGGGFFYKGKRIKGHGGADPLIPSIQVSSNCFFTYAFIAIIKKYPGNPSKGVDEWKKIMSSFGVGEFLNNDFAVGARGRIPSGDFYERRFKAIMKASGSQRTDFKNWDEMSTGAIYNGMGQGDVLVTPIQLANYVAAIANRGWYYTPHIVKAIDGKPNPDPRFKVKHKTLVDPKYFEPVLKGMEAVVLRGTARGLKSNDFTQLAKTGTAQVPQGKDNSIFVLIAPAEKPKIVVVAVMEHAGFGATWAGPACTVIAEKYITGDLKRENLYKKMITSSFMPEYKRQWIADLKRKGLYVDPKPDSIKQKRIKDSLELVKQQKAKLQKKIEEAKKNNTAKKTVKQ, encoded by the coding sequence TTGAACACACGTTATTTAAAAATTTTTTCCATCCTTGTTACGATCGCCCTTATTTTTGTGGCGAGGCTTGCTTATTTGCAGTTGTTTACAGACCGTTATGCACTGAATGCTGCCAATACTTCCATTAAAACAGAATATGTAATTCCACAGCGTGGGGTTATTTTTGACAGAAATGGTAAAATCATGGTAGGTAACCAGCCTGCTTATGAAATTTCGTTTACGCAGGCTCTAATGAAACCTGATTTTGATACTCTGGCGTTTTGCAGTTTAATGAAAATTACAAAACAGGATTTTATCAATAGAATCAATGTTATCAAAAAGGAGAAATATTATTCTAAGCTGACCCCGATGACTTTTATTAAAGACCTCAGCAGAGAAGATATTGCAAGAGTTCAGGAAATTATTTTTAAGTATCCCGCATTTAATATCGTATCGAGACCCCAGCGTCAGTATGAAGTTTCCACATCCGGAAATCTTTTGGGATATACGAGTGAGGTAAATGAAAGAGACATTAAAAAAGATTCTACCTACTACTTACCGGGAGACTTCATCGGGAAAACAGGTGTTGAAAAATCCTACGAAAAAGAACTTCGTGGGGTAAAAGGAGTAAAATATATCCAGAAAGATATCAGGCTCCGGAATATTGGTTCCTATAAAAATGGTGCGCTTGATAAAGACGTCATTACAGGTAAAGATATCACATTAACGATTGATTACGACCTTCAGAGAACAGCTGAAGAAATGCTCGTCAATAAACACGGGGCAATTGTAGCCTTAGATCCTAATAACGGGGAAGTGCTGGTTTCTGCAACCGGACCGGATATTGATCCGAATCTTTTTACCGGACCCAACAAATCCAAAAATTTATATGCGCTGTCAAAAGACACGCTTTACGAAAATAAACCTACTTTTGACCGTGCATTACAGGCAGGATATCCGCCGGGATCCACTTTTAAACTGTTGACTGCCTTAGCGGCAATGCAGATGGGAGTGATGGATGAAAAAACTATTTTCCCTTGCGGTGGAGGATTCTTCTATAAAGGTAAAAGAATCAAAGGTCATGGTGGAGCTGATCCGCTTATTCCTTCTATCCAGGTTTCTAGTAACTGTTTCTTTACTTATGCATTTATTGCGATTATCAAAAAATACCCGGGAAATCCTTCAAAAGGTGTTGATGAATGGAAAAAGATCATGAGCAGCTTCGGGGTTGGGGAGTTTTTAAATAATGATTTTGCTGTTGGGGCAAGAGGCAGAATCCCTTCAGGAGATTTTTACGAAAGAAGATTTAAGGCGATCATGAAGGCCAGCGGGTCCCAGAGAACCGATTTCAAAAACTGGGATGAGATGTCAACCGGTGCTATTTATAATGGGATGGGGCAGGGAGATGTTTTGGTAACGCCTATTCAGCTGGCTAATTATGTGGCAGCTATTGCTAACAGAGGATGGTATTATACTCCTCATATTGTAAAAGCAATTGACGGGAAGCCAAACCCAGATCCAAGATTCAAAGTAAAACATAAAACACTTGTAGATCCAAAGTATTTCGAACCAGTTCTGAAAGGAATGGAGGCCGTAGTTTTGAGAGGTACAGCCCGTGGTTTGAAATCCAATGATTTTACACAATTAGCCAAAACGGGTACTGCACAGGTACCGCAAGGAAAAGATAACTCAATTTTTGTATTGATTGCTCCTGCAGAAAAACCTAAAATTGTGGTAGTGGCAGTAATGGAACACGCAGGATTCGGTGCTACATGGGCAGGGCCGGCCTGTACGGTGATTGCTGAAAAATATATTACAGGTGATTTAAAAAGAGAAAATCTTTACAAAAAAATGATCACCTCAAGTTTCATGCCTGAGTATAAAAGGCAATGGATTGCAGACCTGAAACGTAAAGGTTTATATGTTGACCCTAAACCTGATTCTATTAAACAAAAGAGAATTAAGGATAGCCTTGAGTTGGTAAAACAACAAAAAGCAAAGCTGCAAAAGAAAATAGAAGAAGCTAAAAAAAATAACACTGCTAAAAAAACTGTGAAGCAATGA